Proteins encoded within one genomic window of Kaistia algarum:
- a CDS encoding pyridoxal-phosphate dependent enzyme, with product MTTTEVSSPPIPKLVHSSLELIGKTPMLELSTFDVGPCRLFVKLESQNPGGSIKDRVALSMIAAAERDGRLKPGGTIVEATAGNTGLGLAQVGLPKGYRLILVVPDKMSREKVQHLRAIGAEVRTTRSDVGKGHPEYYQDMAERIAEETGGFYVNQFGNPANPLAHETTTGPEIFEQLGGKVDAIVVGVGSGGTLSGIGRYFKRVSPTTQMVLADPKGSVLAPLIETGQMIEAGSWAVEGIGEDFVPPNADLSLVARAFTISDSESIATARDLLAREGILAGSSSGTLLAAALRYCREQTTAKNVVTFVCDSGNKYLSKVFDDVWVAEQGLSDRVRHGNLRDLVARSVAGGAAVTVAPSDTLSTAYARMRSADVSQLPVIEHGQLVGILDESDVLNSLHISHEGSGPSFAAKVADAMVTTLNTLPANAPIEALLPVFERNEVAIVMDGQDFVGLITRMDLINHVRLAP from the coding sequence ATGACGACGACTGAGGTTTCTTCCCCGCCAATCCCGAAGCTGGTGCATTCCAGCCTGGAATTGATCGGCAAGACGCCGATGCTGGAGCTGTCGACCTTCGATGTCGGCCCCTGTCGGCTGTTCGTGAAGCTCGAAAGCCAGAATCCCGGGGGCTCCATCAAGGACCGGGTCGCGCTGTCGATGATCGCCGCGGCAGAGCGTGACGGCCGCCTCAAGCCGGGCGGGACCATTGTCGAGGCTACCGCCGGCAATACGGGCCTCGGTCTCGCCCAGGTCGGCCTGCCCAAGGGCTACAGGCTGATCCTCGTCGTTCCCGACAAGATGTCGCGTGAAAAGGTTCAGCATTTGCGTGCCATCGGCGCCGAAGTGCGGACCACGCGCTCCGATGTCGGCAAGGGTCACCCCGAATATTACCAAGACATGGCCGAGCGTATCGCCGAGGAGACCGGCGGCTTCTACGTCAACCAGTTCGGCAATCCGGCCAACCCCCTGGCGCATGAGACGACGACCGGCCCGGAGATCTTCGAGCAGCTGGGCGGCAAGGTCGACGCGATCGTCGTTGGTGTCGGCTCCGGCGGAACGCTTTCCGGCATCGGCCGCTATTTCAAGCGCGTCTCGCCGACGACGCAAATGGTGCTCGCCGACCCGAAGGGGTCGGTGCTGGCTCCCTTGATTGAGACCGGCCAGATGATCGAGGCGGGCAGTTGGGCGGTCGAAGGCATTGGCGAGGACTTTGTGCCGCCCAATGCCGACCTTTCGCTCGTCGCGCGCGCCTTCACGATTTCCGACAGCGAGAGCATCGCCACGGCGCGAGACCTTCTCGCCCGCGAGGGCATCCTGGCCGGCTCATCCTCCGGTACGCTGCTGGCGGCAGCCTTGCGCTATTGCCGCGAGCAGACGACGGCCAAGAACGTCGTGACGTTCGTATGCGACAGCGGCAACAAATATCTGTCAAAGGTCTTCGACGACGTCTGGGTCGCCGAGCAGGGCCTTTCCGACCGCGTCCGCCATGGCAATCTTCGCGATCTCGTCGCCCGTTCGGTGGCCGGCGGCGCCGCCGTCACCGTTGCGCCCAGCGACACGCTCTCGACCGCCTATGCCCGCATGCGCTCCGCCGATGTCTCGCAGCTTCCCGTCATCGAGCACGGGCAGTTGGTCGGCATCCTCGACGAAAGCGACGTGTTGAACTCGCTCCACATTTCGCACGAGGGCAGCGGCCCGAGCTTCGCGGCCAAGGTCGCCGACGCCATGGTGACGACGCTCAACACGCTGCCCGCAAACGCCCCGATCGAAGCTCTGCTGCCGGTGTTCGAGCGCAATGAGGTCGCCATCGTCATGGACGGCCAGGATTTTGTCGGCCTCATCACGCGCATGGACCTGATCAACCACGTGAGACTCGCGCCTTGA
- a CDS encoding D-TA family PLP-dependent enzyme — translation MSQSIDALETPCILIDLDKAEANLKRAQDYADAHGVHLRPHIKTHKLPSFARRQVELGAIGITCQKLGEAEVMADAGIEDIFLPYNLIGEPKLARLRQLSERVKLAVTADSAFVIDGYGRAFADSATPLVVLVECDTGMGRAGVQTPEEALALARHIASTPGLVFGGIMTYPATGKAAEARAWLDAAVAALTDAGFPPKIVSTGGTPDLWHAHETAAATEYRPGTYIYLDRFQVAKGVGTIDDCALTVLTTVVSRPNDGRAIVDAGSKSLTSDLLGMSGYGQMLGYPDAVIAGLSEEHGTIDLSASKEKPAIGERVQILPNHVCPVVNLFDRVHLVSGGRVVRTERVEARGRVD, via the coding sequence ATGTCCCAATCCATCGACGCGCTCGAAACGCCCTGCATCCTCATCGACCTCGATAAGGCCGAGGCGAATTTGAAACGCGCGCAGGACTATGCCGACGCCCATGGCGTGCATCTGCGGCCCCATATCAAGACGCACAAGCTGCCCTCCTTCGCCCGGCGCCAGGTCGAACTCGGCGCCATCGGCATCACTTGCCAGAAGCTCGGCGAGGCCGAGGTCATGGCCGATGCCGGCATCGAGGATATCTTCCTGCCCTACAATCTGATCGGCGAGCCGAAGCTGGCCCGGCTGCGCCAGCTTTCCGAACGGGTGAAGCTCGCCGTGACCGCCGACAGCGCCTTCGTCATCGACGGCTATGGGCGCGCCTTCGCCGACAGCGCCACGCCCCTCGTCGTGCTCGTCGAATGCGATACGGGCATGGGGCGTGCCGGCGTACAGACCCCGGAGGAAGCCCTGGCGCTCGCTCGCCATATCGCTTCGACGCCGGGCCTCGTCTTCGGTGGCATCATGACCTATCCCGCGACGGGCAAGGCAGCAGAAGCCCGCGCCTGGCTCGATGCGGCCGTCGCAGCACTGACGGATGCTGGATTCCCGCCCAAGATCGTGTCGACCGGCGGTACGCCGGATCTTTGGCATGCGCACGAGACGGCCGCCGCCACCGAATATCGTCCGGGCACCTATATCTATCTCGACCGCTTCCAGGTCGCGAAGGGCGTCGGCACGATCGATGACTGCGCGCTGACGGTGCTCACCACGGTGGTAAGCCGCCCCAACGACGGACGGGCGATCGTCGATGCCGGCTCCAAATCACTCACCAGCGACCTGCTCGGCATGTCGGGCTATGGTCAGATGCTCGGCTACCCCGACGCCGTGATCGCCGGCCTCAGCGAAGAGCATGGCACGATCGACCTTTCGGCCTCCAAGGAAAAGCCGGCTATCGGGGAGCGGGTACAGATTCTGCCGAACCACGTCTGCCCGGTGGTCAATCTGTTTGACCGCGTCCATCTCGTCTCGGGAGGCCGAGTTGTTCGCACCGAACGCGTCGAGGCGCGGGGACGAGTCGACTAG
- a CDS encoding MurR/RpiR family transcriptional regulator, with protein sequence MVPIIDVIARLREIEADGSRADRRLATTVLGDLDFASKASIVDLAARAGVSEPTVTRFCRTLGADGIREFKFRLAQALAVGGVFLNPRAEGTEGRRRIVDTIADGAILAIETLRASADPERIEAAAQRLAGARSVLAFGSGGSSSIAASELQHRLFRLGLAIAAYSDGELQRMTASAAGPETTVVAFSISGHVRPIIDAVTIARQYGASTIVVTAPGSPLADAGEILVPFLVGEDEGLLLRPSPTRYALIGCVDMLAIATAEALGPQVLERLRRIKQSINTLKHNDPRLPIGD encoded by the coding sequence ATGGTGCCGATCATCGACGTCATCGCGCGCCTTCGCGAGATCGAGGCGGACGGCAGCCGCGCCGACCGCCGACTCGCAACGACGGTGCTCGGCGACCTCGATTTCGCCTCCAAGGCCTCGATCGTCGATCTCGCCGCACGCGCTGGCGTCAGCGAGCCGACGGTGACGCGATTCTGCCGGACGCTCGGGGCTGACGGGATTCGCGAATTCAAGTTCCGCCTGGCCCAGGCACTGGCTGTCGGCGGCGTCTTTCTCAATCCGCGCGCCGAAGGCACCGAAGGTCGCCGGCGGATCGTCGACACCATCGCCGACGGCGCAATCCTCGCGATCGAGACGCTGAGGGCCAGCGCGGATCCCGAGCGGATCGAGGCCGCGGCGCAGCGTCTGGCCGGCGCGCGCTCGGTGCTCGCCTTCGGCTCCGGCGGATCTTCATCGATTGCCGCCAGCGAATTGCAGCATCGCCTCTTTCGCCTGGGCCTCGCGATCGCCGCCTATTCCGATGGCGAATTGCAGCGCATGACCGCATCGGCCGCCGGTCCGGAAACGACGGTCGTGGCCTTCTCGATCTCCGGCCATGTGCGGCCGATCATCGATGCCGTCACCATCGCCCGTCAGTACGGCGCCTCGACCATCGTGGTCACCGCCCCCGGCTCGCCTTTGGCGGATGCCGGCGAAATTCTCGTGCCGTTCTTGGTCGGGGAGGACGAAGGCCTGCTGCTGCGCCCCTCCCCAACCCGCTATGCGCTGATCGGCTGCGTCGACATGCTGGCGATCGCAACGGCGGAGGCGCTGGGTCCGCAGGTCCTGGAACGGCTGCGCCGCATCAAGCAGAGCATCAACACACTGAAGCACAACGACCCTCGCCTGCCGATCGGCGACTGA
- a CDS encoding SDR family oxidoreductase, translated as MFGLEDKHVVVSGAGGGIGRALVTVFLQAGARVTACDRDPALLAALSGVETECFELTDHEASQRAAEAILARSGAPDVIIGNAGFTRAEGMANVTPAVWDLEIAINLTGGYNLVAPFLPAMTEAGGGSIVFVSSVNGLAHFGNPAYSAAKAGLIGYARSLAVECGRSGIRANVVCPGSVRTPAWDHRLSKEPDLITEVSKYYPLGRIVTPEEVAQAVLFLASPLSGGITGVALPVDAGLMAGNLRFVREIIGA; from the coding sequence ATGTTCGGATTGGAAGACAAGCACGTTGTCGTGAGCGGCGCCGGCGGCGGCATCGGCCGTGCGCTTGTGACGGTGTTTCTGCAAGCGGGCGCCCGCGTCACCGCCTGCGACCGAGATCCGGCGCTTCTGGCCGCGCTTTCGGGCGTCGAGACGGAGTGCTTTGAGCTCACGGATCACGAGGCGTCGCAGCGCGCCGCTGAGGCGATCCTGGCCCGTTCGGGCGCGCCGGACGTCATCATCGGCAATGCCGGCTTCACCCGCGCCGAAGGCATGGCGAATGTCACGCCTGCCGTGTGGGACTTGGAAATCGCGATCAACCTGACCGGCGGCTACAATCTCGTTGCCCCTTTCCTGCCAGCTATGACCGAGGCCGGCGGCGGCTCGATCGTCTTCGTTTCTTCGGTGAATGGCCTCGCCCATTTTGGCAACCCGGCCTATTCGGCGGCGAAGGCGGGCCTGATCGGCTATGCGCGCTCCTTGGCGGTCGAATGCGGCCGCTCCGGCATCCGCGCCAATGTCGTCTGCCCCGGCTCTGTGCGTACCCCCGCCTGGGACCATCGCCTATCCAAGGAACCCGACCTCATCACCGAGGTGTCGAAATATTATCCGCTCGGCCGCATCGTGACGCCGGAAGAGGTTGCGCAGGCCGTGCTGTTCCTCGCCTCGCCTCTGTCGGGCGGGATTACCGGCGTAGCCCTGCCGGTGGACGCCGGGCTGATGGCGGGCAATCTGCGCTTCGTGCGCGAGATCATCGGCGCCTGA
- a CDS encoding RidA family protein, with protein MLKKITYGGSHVPLSPAVRAGDFVYVSGQVPTDSTGVVVTGGIEAQTRQTLENVKAALALAGCTMDQVVKTFAILDDAREFGAFNKVYATYFPSEPPARTTVEARLMIDIKVEIEAIAYAPLG; from the coding sequence ATGCTCAAGAAGATCACCTATGGCGGCTCGCATGTGCCGCTGTCGCCGGCCGTGCGCGCTGGCGACTTCGTCTACGTGTCGGGGCAGGTGCCGACCGATTCCACCGGCGTGGTCGTTACGGGGGGCATCGAGGCGCAGACGCGCCAAACGCTGGAGAATGTGAAGGCGGCGCTGGCGCTCGCCGGATGCACGATGGATCAGGTCGTGAAGACCTTCGCGATCCTTGATGACGCCCGCGAATTCGGTGCGTTCAACAAAGTCTATGCCACCTATTTCCCGTCCGAGCCGCCCGCACGCACGACAGTAGAGGCGCGCCTCATGATCGACATCAAGGTCGAGATCGAGGCTATCGCCTACGCGCCGCTCGGCTGA
- a CDS encoding M81 family metallopeptidase, whose translation MRIFAASLATETNTFSPVPTDRASFEAAFYAGPGDHPPTPTLCSSPIVALRARAKSDGIDLVEGTATWAEPGGLVQRATYETLRDEILGQLRAALPVDAVVLGLHGAMVAQGYDDCEGDLLEHVRAIVGPDVIVAAELDPHSHLTPKRVENSNILAAFLEFPHTDFYERGEHVVDLAIRTIRGEIKPVISTFDCRMIDVYPTSREPMRSFVDRMKALHGKDGILSVSLIHGFMAGDVPELGTRVLVVTDDRKAEGDALAERLGREVFSMRGKTMVPLLSIDAGIDKALEIAATKPGKPVVIADTWDNPGGGVAGDGTLILRRMIERGIEDVAVATIWDPIAVTFCLAAGTGARIQLRFGGKAGPDGGAPIDALVDVLNATPESWQSFGKSRVTLGPAALVRIVGTKTEVILNTNRTQTFEPDIYSNLGLDPLAKSILLVKSTNHFHAGFLPIAAEILYIDAGAPYPSNPRITDYKKLNRPIWPRVEDPFAVG comes from the coding sequence ATGCGCATCTTCGCCGCCTCGCTCGCTACAGAGACCAACACTTTCTCGCCGGTACCCACCGATCGCGCGAGCTTCGAGGCGGCGTTCTATGCCGGCCCCGGTGATCATCCGCCGACGCCGACGCTGTGTTCTTCGCCGATCGTCGCGCTCCGCGCGCGTGCGAAAAGCGATGGCATCGATCTCGTCGAGGGCACGGCGACCTGGGCCGAGCCCGGCGGGCTCGTGCAGCGGGCTACCTATGAAACGCTGCGCGACGAGATCCTCGGCCAGCTCCGCGCGGCGCTACCGGTCGACGCCGTCGTGCTGGGGCTGCATGGCGCGATGGTGGCGCAGGGCTATGACGATTGCGAGGGCGATTTGCTCGAGCATGTGCGCGCGATCGTCGGCCCCGACGTGATCGTCGCCGCCGAACTCGATCCGCATAGCCATTTGACGCCGAAGCGCGTCGAGAATTCGAACATTCTCGCCGCGTTTCTCGAATTCCCGCATACCGATTTCTACGAGCGCGGCGAGCACGTCGTCGATCTCGCGATCCGGACGATCCGCGGCGAGATCAAGCCGGTGATCTCGACCTTCGACTGCCGCATGATCGACGTCTATCCGACCAGCCGCGAGCCGATGCGCTCCTTCGTCGACCGGATGAAGGCGCTGCACGGCAAGGACGGCATCCTCTCCGTCTCGCTGATCCATGGCTTCATGGCGGGCGATGTCCCCGAACTGGGCACGCGCGTCCTCGTCGTCACCGATGATCGCAAGGCCGAGGGCGACGCGCTGGCCGAGCGCCTCGGCCGCGAGGTCTTTTCGATGCGCGGCAAGACCATGGTGCCGCTGCTGTCGATCGATGCAGGCATCGACAAGGCGCTGGAGATCGCGGCGACCAAGCCGGGCAAGCCGGTAGTCATCGCCGACACCTGGGACAATCCGGGCGGCGGCGTCGCCGGCGACGGCACGCTGATCCTCCGCCGCATGATCGAGCGCGGCATCGAAGATGTGGCTGTCGCGACGATCTGGGACCCGATCGCCGTCACTTTCTGCCTCGCGGCTGGGACCGGCGCTCGCATCCAGCTCCGCTTCGGCGGCAAGGCGGGACCGGACGGTGGGGCGCCGATCGATGCGCTGGTCGACGTTCTGAACGCCACGCCCGAATCCTGGCAGAGCTTCGGCAAGAGCCGGGTGACGCTCGGCCCGGCGGCGCTCGTCCGCATCGTCGGGACCAAGACCGAAGTAATCTTGAACACCAACCGGACGCAGACCTTCGAGCCCGACATCTATTCCAATCTCGGCCTCGACCCGCTCGCGAAGTCGATCCTGCTGGTCAAGTCGACCAATCATTTCCACGCCGGCTTCCTGCCGATCGCCGCCGAAATCCTGTATATCGATGCCGGCGCGCCCTATCCCTCGAACCCGCGCATCACGGACTACAAGAAATTGAACCGCCCGATCTGGCCGCGGGTCGAAGATCCGTTCGCGGTGGGCTGA
- a CDS encoding YwqG family protein — MDSARDFILEFKRCGWRGMKPDPFETVRNLITTKSPLIYDVAAVALRELEELPIFVTVLLDHLEEKQLAELGELALELRTERASDAQLSVLSAAAYQLPSVLGPHLARLYEFIEPFSDSLTPAWRAADAAEVARLERLLDQEDPIQPLMCLFETSDIGVIDETIGCHPAIPSRTLQYWSLFSALHVDQGHTTRLTVGPCHHLHFEYEPDAYNQEVKLDRERVGARENLNPTLNLTSSDDFVRAFGGALEDTCGICGGELHKLMDLSGLPAEFRVSAPRLVLATCLSCLFWEQHVLSYEHDDSGLPHSLDGNGEFHEPKFPAEPLAETVVRVSQTPSRWQEQRWGEQNINRLGGRPTWVQEPDFPNCPKCQIVMPFIAQFDSLLATRSGYEWLWGSGGVGYFFWCDNCRVSASILQCT; from the coding sequence ATGGACTCTGCCAGAGACTTCATTCTCGAATTCAAAAGATGCGGTTGGCGGGGGATGAAGCCCGATCCCTTCGAGACTGTCCGGAATCTTATTACAACCAAATCTCCATTGATCTATGACGTCGCGGCCGTGGCACTGCGTGAACTCGAAGAGCTGCCGATCTTTGTGACGGTTCTGCTCGATCACCTTGAAGAAAAGCAGCTTGCCGAACTGGGGGAACTGGCGCTGGAGCTGCGGACCGAACGCGCCTCGGACGCGCAGCTATCAGTACTTTCTGCGGCTGCCTACCAACTGCCGTCGGTCCTGGGACCGCACCTTGCACGTCTCTATGAATTCATCGAACCCTTCAGCGACAGCCTGACGCCGGCCTGGCGCGCGGCGGATGCGGCGGAGGTGGCGCGACTGGAACGACTGCTGGATCAGGAGGATCCGATACAGCCTCTGATGTGTCTCTTCGAGACTTCCGACATCGGCGTAATTGACGAAACGATCGGCTGCCACCCGGCAATACCAAGCCGCACTCTCCAATATTGGTCACTTTTCTCGGCCTTGCACGTCGATCAGGGCCATACGACGCGGCTGACAGTCGGACCTTGTCATCATCTGCATTTCGAGTACGAACCTGACGCCTACAATCAAGAAGTAAAACTCGATCGGGAAAGGGTTGGTGCAAGAGAAAACCTGAATCCGACACTTAATTTGACTTCGAGTGACGATTTCGTCCGAGCCTTCGGCGGCGCGTTGGAGGACACCTGTGGCATCTGCGGCGGCGAACTTCACAAACTGATGGACTTATCCGGGCTGCCTGCGGAGTTTCGCGTCAGCGCTCCACGGCTCGTGCTTGCCACCTGCCTCAGTTGTCTCTTTTGGGAGCAGCACGTGCTCTCCTACGAGCACGACGATAGCGGTTTGCCGCATAGCCTCGATGGCAACGGCGAATTTCACGAACCCAAGTTTCCCGCCGAACCGCTCGCTGAGACGGTCGTGCGAGTGTCCCAGACGCCCTCACGATGGCAAGAACAACGCTGGGGGGAACAGAACATTAATCGCCTCGGCGGGCGCCCAACGTGGGTACAGGAGCCGGACTTTCCCAATTGTCCGAAGTGCCAGATAGTTATGCCCTTCATCGCCCAGTTCGACTCTCTTCTGGCGACGCGGTCCGGCTATGAATGGCTCTGGGGTAGCGGCGGCGTTGGCTATTTCTTCTGGTGTGACAATTGCCGCGTCAGCGCCTCGATATTGCAATGCACCTAG
- a CDS encoding MFS transporter: MTNSTPKSEKPSALIAYLVAGAFFMENLDGTVIATALPQMAKSFGVAPVDMNIGMSVYMLTLAIFIPASGWMADRFGARTVFAWAVAVFTIASIWCAMATGLTSFTLARILQGAGGAMMVPVGRLVVLRNTSKTDLMRAIATLTWPALSAPILGPPLGGFITTYASWHWVFILNVPLGIVALLLSLRIIPNDKQAGRPGFDWLGFLLTSLACAGLMYGLDMVGQSEAKWIVGAGVLVGSFVIGIVAVRHSRHHPHPLPDLAAWRIQTFRVTMNGGSLFRTAVSAVPFLVPLMLQIGFGLDPFQAGLYVLALFAGNLGMKPMTSWVLRTFGFRTTLIGNGLVFVATLLALAFVTPSTPGIVLVVVLVISGAARSMQYTAINTIAFVDVPEGQMAGANTLFSLVQQITFGLGIALGAVALRLSDAFVSPGSQTLTVADFHSAFLIVGVVALMGLYDTLALPRDAGALVSRHRRAMVSPRS; encoded by the coding sequence ATGACCAACTCAACGCCGAAGAGCGAAAAGCCCTCTGCTCTCATCGCCTATCTCGTCGCCGGTGCGTTCTTCATGGAGAACCTCGACGGGACGGTGATTGCGACGGCTTTGCCGCAGATGGCCAAGTCGTTCGGCGTCGCGCCGGTCGACATGAATATCGGCATGTCGGTCTATATGCTGACGCTGGCGATCTTCATTCCGGCGAGCGGCTGGATGGCGGATCGTTTCGGGGCTCGGACGGTGTTTGCCTGGGCGGTCGCTGTGTTCACCATTGCGTCGATCTGGTGCGCGATGGCGACCGGGCTGACGAGCTTCACGCTGGCGCGCATTCTTCAAGGCGCGGGCGGCGCCATGATGGTGCCGGTCGGCCGCCTTGTTGTTCTGCGCAATACCAGCAAGACCGATTTGATGCGCGCGATCGCGACGCTGACCTGGCCCGCGCTCTCGGCTCCCATCCTCGGGCCGCCGCTGGGCGGGTTCATCACCACCTATGCGTCGTGGCACTGGGTGTTCATCCTGAACGTGCCGCTCGGCATCGTGGCGCTCTTGCTTTCGCTCCGGATAATCCCCAACGACAAGCAAGCCGGCCGCCCGGGTTTCGATTGGCTCGGCTTCCTGCTGACGAGCCTGGCCTGCGCCGGGCTCATGTATGGTCTCGACATGGTCGGCCAGAGCGAGGCGAAGTGGATCGTCGGCGCAGGCGTGCTGGTGGGAAGCTTTGTGATCGGCATCGTGGCCGTGCGCCATTCCCGACATCATCCGCATCCGCTGCCGGATCTCGCCGCCTGGCGGATCCAGACCTTCCGCGTCACGATGAATGGCGGCTCGCTGTTCCGCACGGCGGTAAGCGCGGTGCCGTTCCTCGTGCCCTTGATGCTGCAGATCGGTTTCGGGCTCGATCCGTTCCAGGCCGGCCTCTATGTGCTGGCGCTCTTCGCCGGCAATCTCGGTATGAAGCCGATGACGAGCTGGGTCCTGCGAACCTTCGGCTTCCGCACGACGCTGATCGGCAATGGTCTCGTCTTCGTCGCAACGCTGCTGGCGCTGGCCTTCGTGACGCCGTCGACGCCCGGTATCGTCCTTGTCGTCGTGCTCGTCATCTCCGGCGCTGCCCGGTCGATGCAATATACGGCGATCAATACGATCGCCTTTGTCGACGTGCCGGAAGGCCAGATGGCGGGCGCCAACACGCTGTTCAGCCTGGTGCAGCAGATCACTTTCGGCCTCGGCATTGCGCTCGGCGCGGTCGCGCTCCGGCTCTCCGATGCGTTTGTCTCGCCCGGCAGCCAGACGCTGACGGTCGCGGACTTTCATTCGGCCTTCCTGATCGTCGGTGTTGTGGCCCTCATGGGGCTCTACGACACCCTGGCTCTTCCCCGCGATGCCGGCGCGCTGGTGAGCCGGCATCGCCGTGCCATGGTATCGCCACGCTCTTGA